From Erigeron canadensis isolate Cc75 chromosome 8, C_canadensis_v1, whole genome shotgun sequence, one genomic window encodes:
- the LOC122579409 gene encoding 60S ribosomal protein L38-like: MPKQIHEIKDFLLTARRKDARSVKIKRSKDVVKFKVRCSKYLYTLCVFDAEKANKLKQSLPPGLSVQDL; the protein is encoded by the exons ATG CCTAAGCAAATTCACGAAATTAAGGATTTCCTTCTTACTGCAAGAAGGAAGGATGCCCGTTCAGTGAAAATCAAGAGAAGCAAGGATGTTGTCAAGTTCAAGGTTAGGTGCTCAAAGTACCTATACACCTTGTGTGTGTTTGATGCTGAGAAGGCTAACAAGTTGAAGCAATCTCTTCCCCCAG GTTTAAGCGTACAAGACCTTTAA
- the LOC122579345 gene encoding uncharacterized protein LOC122579345: protein MGHRHDAGDNYHAAVDGLVNLFTKANNDLTVVHNRLDKEFRQIYPDNVNPMKLVSRIKKMQDELPSLKEQCGELLSAKQDLIDKARKTIVGNRASLQRVQRSMGMPVTSDSDDSAYTSFNEVIDEWTMQVRSRTGDEGHEGSEDINKMLFSAIVEGN, encoded by the exons ATGGGTCACCGACATGATGCCGGTGACAACTACCACGCCGCCGTGGATGGTCTAGTAAACCTCTTTACCAAGGCAAACAACGATCTAACCGTTGTCCACAACCGCCTTGACAAGGAATTTCGCCAAATTTATCCTGATAAC GTGAATCCGATGAAGCTTGTGTCCAGAATTAAAAAAATGCAAGATGAATTGCCTTCTCTTAAAGAACAATGCGGTGAATTACTGTCTGCTAAACAg GATTTGATTGATAAAGCAAGGAAAACTATAGTTGGGAACAGGGCATCATTGCAAAGGGTGCAACGCTCAATGGGCATGCCCGTCACCAGTGATTCCGATGATTCTGCTTATACAAGCTTTAACGAG GTTATTGATGAATGGACCATGCAAGTCAGATCTAGAACAG GTGATGAGGGCCATGAAGGTTCGGAGGATATTAACAAGATGCTATTCTCAGCAATTGTTGAAGGTAACTGA
- the LOC122578244 gene encoding protein TIC 55, chloroplastic, translated as MTALLLHHPLVFYNKSLPKSPSITSIPKSTPPLGKKPTRKWALNCAATAGKEEDGGVLVGEERGRVDVVDYDWTEEWYPLYLTKNIPEDAPLGLTVFDKQVVLYIDGNGDLHCYEDRCPHRLAKLSEGQLVDGRLECLYHGWQFEGDGKCVKIPQLPANAKIPRSACTKTYEVKDSQGVVWIWMSHKTPPNPSKIPWFENFARPGFKDFSTTHELPYDHSILLENLMDPAHVPISHDRTDWSAKREDAQPLAFKIKERTDRGFSGWWGREADNSTPNFLKFEAPCNLQNNREIVDKDGVTNYFSGLFLCRPTGQGKSMLIVRFGSTKRSPLANLFPEWYFHQNAGKVFEQDMGFLSSQNEILMKEKVPTKELYINLRSSDTWVAEYRKWMDKVGHGMPYHFGHSTISMPTEAAVVEHAPAGFVASIAASSPAKGGIGIKYAPNLANRYFRHVVHCKGCRSVVKSFEAWKNGLSVVAAVSVTFAILLNGRQWKALLLLATAVCMGGAYMCSTVVAMNTTNFIRTHRRL; from the exons ATGACGGCTCTCTTACTTCACCACCCATTAGTCTTCTACAATAAATCATTACCCAAGAGTCCTTCAATCACTAGCATCCCAAAATCAACACCACCACTTGGCAAAAAACCAACAAGAAAATGGGCACTCAATTGTGCTGCAAcagcaggaaaagaagaagacGGTGGTGTGCTTGTTGGTGAAGAGAGAGGGAGGGTTGACGTGGTGGATTATGATTGGACAGAAGAATGGTATCCTTTATATCTAACTAAAAATATACCTGAAGATGCTCCTTTGGGTTTGACTGTCTTTGATAAACAAGTTGTTTTGTATATTGATGGTAATGGTGACCTCCATTGTTACGAAGATCGATGCCCTCACag GTTAGCGAAACTTTCCGAGGGACAGTTGGTTGATGGAAGACTAGAATGTTTGTACCATGGTTGGCAGTTTGAAGGCGACGGAAAATGCGTTAAGATTCCTCAg CTTCCTGCAAATGCGAAAATTCCTCGTTCTGCTTGCACCAAAACATACGAGGTAAAGGACTCCCAAGGTGTCGTATGGATATGGATGTCACACAAAACCCCACCAAACCCTAGCAAAATTCCATGGTTTGAGAACTTTGCCCGTCCCGGTTTCAAAGATTTTTCAACCACACACGAGCTTCCTTATGATCATTCCATTCTTCTTGAGAACCTAATGGACCCCGCCCACGTCCCTATTTCACATGATAGAACCGACTGGAGTGCCAAACGTGAAGACGCGCAGCCATTagctttcaaaatcaaagaaagAACTGATCGTGGGTTCAGCGGCTGGTGGGGCCGGGAAGCTGATAATTCCACAccaaattttttaaagtttgaggCTCCGTGTAATCTTCAAAACAATCGTGAGATTGTGGATAAAGATGGGGTGACAAATTATTTCTCTGGCCTATTCTTATGCAGACCAACGGGTCAAGGAAAGTCAATGCTTATTGTTAGATTTGGAAGCACAAAGAGATCACCACTAGCAAACTTATTTCCTGAATGGTATTTCCATCAAAACGCAGGAAAAGTGTTCGAACAAGATATGGGATTTTTATCTTCTCAAAACGAGATcttaatgaaagaaaaagtaCCCACTAAAGAACTTTATATAAACTTAAGATCTTCAGATACATGGGTAGCCGAGTATAGAAAATGGATGGATAAAGTCGGGCATGGGATGCCATATCATTTTGGGCACAGTACTATTTCAATGCCAACAGAGGCAGCAGTTGTGGAACATGCTCCTGCTGGTTTTGTTGCTAGTATTGCAGCTTCTTCGCCTGCAAAGGGAGGTATTGGCATAAAATATGCACCAAATCTTGCCAATAGGTATTTTAGGCACGTAGTTCATTGTAAAGGATGCAGAAGTGTTGTAAAATCGTTTGAGGCATGGAAGAATGGTCTGTCTGTGGTAGCTGCAGTATCAGTGACTTTTGCAATCTTGTTAAACGGGAGGCAGTGGAAGGCGCTTTTGTTGTTGGCAACAGCGGTGTGCATGGGTGGGGCCTACATGTGCTCGACGGTTGTTGCAATGAACACAACCAATTTCATAAGAACTCATAGGAGATTATAG